The DNA window GGAGCCAGCCGGGCCTACGGAGCCGGCCGGGCCTACGGAGCCAGCCGGGCCTACGGAGCCAGCCGGGCCTACGGAGCCAGCCGGGCCTACGGAGCCAGCCGGGCCGATGGTGCCAGCCGGGCCGATGGTGCCAGCCGGGCCTACATTGTGCTCAGCGCTGGCCTTCCCCAACTTACCACTCTTGGACGCCAGGAGAGCCTTCTTCGCTGCTGCCCGGCTCTTGATCAAAGATTTCTTTTGCATCACATCCCCCACAATTTTTATTTAGTCTAGCGAACTCGCTTCGCACCCCGGATAATAGCAACCTTCATGCCAAATCAGAACTACGCACGAGGCGAGAATATTTCTACATAGAATCAACAACATAGAATCTATGCCGCGCTCGTCCCATGGTGACAGGTTAAAAATTGACCGAGCTTAGGTTAAAAATTTACGGTTAAAAAATAAACTTTCATCGCTTCGGGGTGAATTTTTCAGCGGTCAAATATTGTACTTGCGGCACAGATACTTCATCTTCTGCGGATCAATATGCAGCATGGCTGCGGCACCCACCTTCTTGCCGTTGGCAAGGTGCAGTGCGGCCTGCAGGTAGGCGACCTCGATGCGCGCGATTTCTTCGTCAAAGTCAATACCGCCTTCCGGGATCAGAAGTGATTCCTGCTTTGCCGTGCTGTGGTACAACAACTGCTGCGGCAGGTCCTTGGGCAGAATTGCCGGCCCTTGCACCATCAGTACCAGGCGCTGCATCAGGTTCTCCAACTCCCGGACATTGCCTTTCCAGGTGTATTCCTCCAGGATCTCGATCACCTCCGGATCGATCCGCTTCAGCGGCAGGCGATTGGTGGCGCAGTAGAGGCGGAGGAAATGGTCCACCAGCAGCGGGATGTCTTCGCGGCGTTCGCGCAACGGCGGAATGAAGATAGGCACGACGTGGATCCGGTAGTACAAGTCTTCACGAAATCGTCCGTTCCGGACCATCTCTTCGAGATTCTCGTTGGTGGCGGTCAGCAGTCGAAAATCCACGCGCTTGGTGGTGCGCCCCCCGAGCCGCTGCACGGTATGCGATTCCAGCACCCGCAACAGCTTGGTTTGCAACTCCATGCCCAGGGTGGCGATTTCGTCCAGGAAGAGGGTGCCGCCGTCGGCGAGCTCAATTTGGCCGGGCCGCGAAGCGTGCGCCCCGGTGAAGGCCCCTTTTTCGTGCCCGAAGAGCTCGGAATCGATCAAGGCTTCCGGCAAGGCGGCACAATTCAGGCTGATGAATGGTTTCTCGCCACGCGGTCCCAGGGTGACAATGCTGCGCGCCACTAGCTCCTTGCCGGTTCCGCTTTCGCCTCGGATCACCACCGTGACATCACTCTGGGCCACGCGCAGAATGGCGTCATACACCCGGCGGATGGGCTCGCTGCCACCGATCAGCTCGCAAAACGAGAACCGGCCCGAGATCTGCTCCGTCACCCGACGGTTTTCAACCTCCATGGCGCGTTTCTCCAGGGCTCGATCCAGCACGAGTTGGACCTCACGGAAATCCAGCGGGCCGGCAAAGAATCCGTCCACCGGAACCTTAGCTGCTGTCAGCCGCAACCCTTGGTCCTGGCTGCGCGTGAAGGCAATCAGGATCAGGTCCCGGTTCATACCGCGCAGCCTAGTCAGCAGTTCGAGGGCATTGGCCGCCGGCATTCCCTGGGCGTCCAGATCCAGCAGAACCGCATCCAGGCTCGTCTCGCTTTGCACCACTGCCAGCTGCGACCAGCAATCGAGCAGTCGGACCTCAAAATACGGCTCCAGATACTGTTGGATTTCAGGCTGTAGTTTCGTGTCGTTGCTTACAATGGTAATGCGCCGCGGATCCGGCGCGCGAAACGTGGTAGCGGCAATTGCGTGCATGGCCGGGCCTCCCCACAGGTGCGAAGCATTATGTCAAATTTTTACCCTCGTAGTTAAAAATTCATGCCCTTAACCACTGGGACTAACCAAGGCGAGTAGAACCAATGCCTTCCAGTTTGTGACCGTTGAACGATTGACACTTAACTGCTCCTGACCCACACTTGCATCCTTCTCCCCCGGTGTACTCGCGGCAGGGGCCGCGAGCGGGATATCCCAACATGCTGCAGACACGAGTTGAGCGCAGGAACTCGCACCAGTTGCCCGTGCGGGTATTCGGCCTGGACAGCGCCGGCAAGCCGGTTAACCGGACGGCGTGGACGGTCGATGTCAGCCAACACGGCGTTCGTCTTAAGGGGCTGCCCTGCTGGAACGGGCCTGGCGAAACCATTGGTCTGCGCCTGGGAACCGAAAAGGCCCGCTTCCGAGTCGTCTGGGTTGGGAAGCAAGGAACGCCACAGGAAGGCCAGGTAGGCCTATTGTGCCTGGAGGCGGGAAAATTCACCTGGGGATCGCCCGCTGCGAGCCGTACCTTCGCCGCTGCCGCGGCTGCTGCTCCGGCCGTCATGCAGCGCCCGCCAATCGGGATTGCTTCTGTGCAAGGCGGGGGACTAAACAACCGACGCCAAGAGCTGCGCTACATGGCGAGCGGCGGCGCGAAGATCCAGGAGATCGGCTCTCACGCCTCACATTGGACTACGCTGGACGACATCAGCCTCGGCGGTTGCTATGTCGAAACCACATCCCCGCTGCCGCCGGGATCGCGGGTCGAAGTTCTTGTCCACCTTGCCGATTATCAGATCTTTGCCCGCGGCGAGGTCACAGCGGTACACCGGCTCATCGGTATGGGCGTGCGTTTCACTGAGATGACGCCGTCGAACCGCGAGCGGCTGCAAACAGCGATTCACCTGCTGATCCAAACCGGCGCGGCGCATGCGTAAACGGGACTCGAAACAGCCCCTCACCACTCAGCTCTGGTTTTCCTGAAGCGCCTTGGCCGCCAGGTGGAGCTGCTGCCGCATTTTCTGCAGCGCTCCGGTAATCGTATTCACCTTGTCCGCCAGCCCGCGCTGCTCCGCGACGCTCAATACCGCGCCGCACTGCTCCTGGAGTCTCTGCGCGCTGTTGATCAGAAACGCCAGCGAGTCGGCATGCGGCTTCCATAAGTAAGCTGAACCCAGCTTGGAGTTGTATTCCTGCAGCTCCACCTGAATGCGCGCGTAGATGGCGATGGCCTGCCGAACCGCCGCCGCGTAATCGGAGCGAAAGCTTTTTTCCGCACCGTAGTTAGTGCGGTAGGCTTCGACCTCGGCATTGGTAAGCGACAAGTTGCCGTTGTGCAGCGGCACCACGTTGGCCGCATTGGGATCGGCGGCAAGGATGAAGTTGCGAATCGAGTCCTCGATGGCGCGTAGTTTGCCCAGTTCGATGCCGACGCCCCCCGGCACAGGGTCCCCCGCTTCCGGCACGTGCGGAAGCTGTCCGCTGCCGGATAACGATGCCGCCGCGTGCGCCGCCACCGCGGCTGCCGGACCATGCGGACGCGCGCCGGTACGAGAATCCACCGCCTTTTTCAACACCGATATCTTCCGGAGCTGCTCCTGCGCTCCGCGGTAGTCCGAATGCAAAATCTCGCCTTCGTGCTGCTCCACTTCGGTCAGATGCTGCACGGTAACGTCCCCGTCTACCCGGCTCATGATGCTGCCGCCCTGCTGCTGCACGTTGCTCGCGAATCTCTTGATCTGCCCCGCCGCCTGCTTGAACAAATGATCGAAGCGGCTGCCGAAGTACACGTTGTAGGCGGCGATCGTCGCTAGCACGCGAGGATGGTAGAACGAAACGCCAAACCGCTGCTTGAGTTCGCGCGCTCGCTGGATGACTCCCGAGTCCATGAGTTGATCAAAGTGCTTGTAATCCTCCACTTCCTGCTGGACAAAGGGAAACTCGCGCACCAGTTGACGATGCTCTTCCGGCAGCGACCGGGTTTCGTCACTGTCGAGTATCTTGTAAATCTCCTCCTCGAACTCCGACGGCTCATCCACGTTCATTTCTGTTGCAATCTGCCGTGCCGGTGGAACCACCGCCCGATACAGGAAGGTGATCACAAAGTCGGTCTTGTCGCGGTCAGGATCGGAAGGCGACGATTTACGCACAAAGTGGCGCAGTAGCGCTTCCGCGGTTTCCCGGGTAGTGGATTCTTTCAGCGCGTCGCGGATCATCGTCGGCGTGATCGCCAGGTCGAGCAGGTCTAACCAGCGCTCCAGGATGGTCTGCGACTGCGCCTCCGCGCCTCCGGAGGCGGCGCTCACCACCTCCTGAGGCACCGGCACGGGATGGTGGAGCGTCTCCTCCAGCAGCCTCATGTAGAAGGCATGGACCGCCGACATGTCGAGCAATTGCTCCATGCGCGTAGATTCCACGGAATACTCCCGTCAATGGAAGTCGCTGGGGACGATGGAAAGTCTATTGCAGCGGGCATGTCCGGACAAGGGGAGGTGCACAAAATAGAAAGGAAGAACGGGAACGGGTAAAGTCGGTGCGGAACCACTTACTTTACCCAATTACCCAATTGAACTTTTTCACTTCCCGATTTTCCATTTCACTTTCCGCCCAGGACCAGCTTGGCGATGGTGGCCAGCTGCATGTTGGAAGTGCCCTCGTAGATTTTGCCGATCTTGCAGTCGCGGAAATATTTCTCCACCGGGTAATCCTTGGTGAAGCCGTAGCCGCCATAAATTTCCACCGCCAGCGAGCACACCCGCTCCGCCACTTGCGACGCGAACAGCTTGGTCATGGCCGCTTCCTTCACGAAGTTCATGCCGGCATCTTTCATCCGCGCCGCGTTGTACACCATCAGGCGCGCCGCCTCGATCTCGGTTCCCATCTGCGCCAGTTGGAACTGGATTCCCTGGAATTCCGCGATCGCCTTGCCGAACTGCTTTCGCTCCTGCGCGTACTTCAGAGCATGTTCCCATGCGCCGCGCGCCACGCCCATCATCTGCGCGCCGATTCCGATGCGTCCTTCGTTCAGCGTCTCGATCGCGATCCTGTATCCCTTGCCCGCTTCCCCAAGCACGTTCGCCTTCGGCACGCGGCAGTCTTCCAAAATCAGCTCGCACGTGGACGACGCCCGGATCCCCAGCTTGTCCTCTTTCTTGCCCACCGTGAACCCGGAAAAATCCTTTTCCACAAGAAACGCCGTGATGCCCTTGTATCCGGCGCTGGCGTCCACGGTCGCGAACAGCACGAACAGTCCCGCTTCCTTGGCGTTGGTGATCCACAGCTTGCGCCCGTTCAAGACGTAGTCCCCGCCTTTGAGTTCGGCCTTGGTCGTCAACGCAAACGCGTCCGAGCCGCTGCCCGCCTCGCTCAGCGCGTAGGCGCCCACCGTTTCCCTCGCCATCTTCGGCAGGTAACGCCGCTTCTGCTCCTCGTTGCCCCAGCGCAGCAGTGCGTTGTTCACCAGCGTGTTCTGCACGTCCACCACGACTCCGGCCGAGGCGTCCACCCGCGATAGTTCCTCGACCGCGAGAATCGCCTCGAAGAAGGTTCCCGCTCCGCCGCCGAACTGCTCCGGAATTTCAATCCCCATCAGGCCGAGATGGAAGAATTGATCGATCAGCGAGTGCTCGAACACGCCCTTCTCGTCCATCTCGCGCGAGAGTGGCGATACCTTTTCCTCCGCAAACTGCCGGATGTTGTCGCGGAACAGTTGCTCGTCTTCAGTGAGTGCAACCAGCGGCGCCGGAGTTTCATTGCGTTGTGCTGCGAGTTCAGGCATGACACGTCCTTGCTCGAAAAATGATGAGATTGCGAACCGAGGATTGTAATACGGAAGTGCCGGCGGCTCATCGCAGCTGATCGGCAAATCTCGCCGCCGGACCAGGTTGGAACGGACGTTCGCTCTTAGTCTCCGCCAGCCGCAATCGGCGTGGACAGCTCCGCCGCCATCATCCGCTCTTCGCCAGCCACCGCTACGCCATCGCGATAGCTCACCGTCTTTCCTGAAATCGCCGGCACTCGCTCGCCCGGCACGATGATGCCCACCAGGTTCAGCGGATCGGCGGCAGAGATGGTCACCACCTCGCCCGTCGCCGGCAGCTTGCGCAGCGCGCGCAACGACTCCACCGCGATCGGCAAAGCGTACTGCTCACCGACGAAGCCGCTGACAAAGCGGCCTCCACGAATGTCTCCTCGCGCCTCCATGCGGCGGAAGGCCTGCACCAGTTCGCGCCACTTCGGCAGCATGGCTTCGCGCGCCAGCAGCTCGCGAAATACCACGCCGTAACGAGCCAGCAGCATGGCGCACGTGGCCTCCACCAATTTATTGCGCTCCGCCTGCTCTCCGGGATACAGCAGCGACCAGCGCCCGGCGGAGTGCCGAGGGCGCGCCGCCCGTCCGCTTCCCTGCCCTGCGCGGCGCCGCGGATCGATCAGCGAGCGCAGGTTGTCAAAGCCATCGGCCGTCACCAGTCCGGCCGCCACCAGTTCCCACAGCGCCGTCTCCACCTCGGACTTCAGTTTGCCGGTGCCGCGCACGATGTCGGCAAAGAACGATGCCCCGCGCTGGCGCAGGAAATTCAGCACCTCGCGTCCTCCCGGGCTGAGGCCGCGCGCCTCTTCGTCGATGGATTCCGGACGCCGTGGCGCCATCCAGTCTGCATTATCGCGGACGAAAAACGTGATCGGCGCAACGCTGGTGGGTATCACCCGGCGCCGGCCGTCACGGGAGTCCTCGAGCGTGGCCGGATGCGGCGAAAGCCGTCCCCATCCGATCGCGCCGGTGAGGCAAAGTTGGTCGAGTTGCTTGGGATCGTAGTCGGCTAGCCGCCGCGACAGTACCTGCCGCTCCCACGCGTTCGCCGGGACCTCGAAGCCTTGCAGCTGCTGCAACACTTCCAGCAGGCCGCGCTCGCCCAAAGCCTGCGACCCGGGCGCGACGTGCTGCCAGCGCAGCAGCCAGCGCATGAATTGCGCCTCGGTGACCGGCTCGATTTCTTTTCGCAGCGCGCCCAGGGTCAGGCGATGAATGCGCGCCAGCAGCCTGCGATCGCACCATTCCGTCGGAAGGATCGATGGCTGCACACGCGAGGCCGCCTGTGCCACACGAAAAGTTCCGCGGAGAATTGCGCCGCTGGATTCCAAGCGCAGCAAGGTCTGATCAACTTCGTTTTCCGGAACGGCCAACAACCGCGACATTTCCGTCGCCGTCGTCGGTCCCATGTGCTGCATCCATCCGGTGAGCATTTGCAGTAATGCGTCAGAGCGGGTTGGAGCGCGCTCGCCCCCGAGCGCGACAGGTTCGGATTCGAACTGCGCGTCCGGGTAAATCGCCCGAAACGTCGGCACACGTTCTGCAGCCACCCAGAAGGTGTGGCGCGGGCCTTCGATCCGGGTGTCAGGCTCAGAAACCTGCACTACGTGGGCGCGATGCGACGTACGCAACGATTCCAGGTATGAAGTCCAATCAATTCCGGCAGCGGAATCGCCACCATGCTCGGGATGTCGAGATTGATTTTCGGGCAGCGCAACCAGCGTCAGCAGCGCGTCGTGCAGCTCATCCGCATCGCGAACGTCGGGCCAGGCTTCCTGCTGCACTTGTTCAATGGCGGCGGGATCGAGCCGGCCCACCTCCTGCAGCACCGACTCCGGCAGCATCTGCCGCATCTGCACCGCGCGCGCCCTCCGCTCCTCCAACGGCGCGTCGTCGAGGTATGCATACGGGTTCGCGTTCAGGATCTCGTGCGAGAACTGCGACGGCACCGGCGTATCCACCGCTAGGCAACGGATCGAGCCGTCTTCGATGCCGCGCAGCACCCTGACCAGGCCGTCCAGGTCCATGGCCTCGTGCAGCACGTCCTTCATCACTTCCTTGACTAAGGGATGATCCGGGATCTGGATGTCGCCCTCGATGTTCTCGCCGCAGGCTGCAACATCGGGAAAGACCGTGGCCAGCAGGTCGTCGGACAGGATGCGCTGCACTTGCGGCGGAATTTTCTTGCCGCCGCGGAAACGCAGCAGCGCCAGCGCCCGCGTCGCGTCCCAGCGGAAGCGCGTCCCAAACACCGGAGCGCCGGTCAGCACTGCCTGTTCCAGCACTCCTTGCACTGTTTCCGGCTGCAGGAACTGGAACACGTCGGCGAGCGGGAAGCTGTGCTGCTCGGCCAGCGCGATGTTGAGCCCGTCATCGGTTGCGGCGGCTTGCAGTTCAAAATTGAAGCTGCGGCAGAAGCGTTTGCGCAGCGCCAGTCCCCACGCCTTGTTGATGCGTCCGCCGAAGGGGGCGTGAATCACCAGCTGCATGCCGCCGCCTTCATCGAAAAAGCGTTCCGCGATGATCCTCTGCTGCGTCGGCACATCGCCAAGCACGGCGCGTCCCGCCACCAGGTGCTGGATGGCCTGCTCCGCTCCCGCGTCGTCGAGCCCGCACTCCTGCTTCACCCACTCCATCGTTTCGGCCACTTCCGGCGAATGGGGCGAGAATGCCAGAGGAGACGTCTTCGGCAGCATCGTGCTCAGCTCTTCGCGCAACTTCGCAACATGCTCGGACAGCTCGGCCGTGCGCGCCGGGGCTTCGCCCAGCCAGAACGGGATTCCCGGCGGCGCGCCGTGCGCATCTTCCACCAGCACGCGCCCGGAACCGCTCTCGATGCGGCGAATCCGCCACGAGGTGTTGCCCAGCAGGATGATGTCTCCGGCCAGCGATTCCACGGCGAAGTCTTCATCGACCGTACCGACAACGGTTCCTTCCGGTGAGGCGACCACGGTGAACAACGCGTTTTCCGGGATCGCTCCGCCGCTGGTGATCGCCGCCAGCCGCGCTCCGCGCCGCGCCCGCACCCGTCCATTCACCCGGTCGCGATGCAGAAAGGCTCCGAAGCGTCCTCGCCTCGCCGAAATCCCTTCCGACAACATGTCCACGATGGCGTCAAAATCCGCTCGCGTGAGATTGCGGTAGGGATAGGCCCTCTTCATCAATACAAACAGCTCATCCTCATCCCAGCTCGCGCTTTCGCCATCGCCATCTCCCGCCGGCCACAGACCCTCGGCAGCTTTCTCGCCCACCGTCGACCGTCGACCGTCGACCGAATTCCCCGAGCTTGCACATGTCGCCACCAACTGCTGTGCCAGGATGTCCAGAGGAGCTTCGGGAACCAGGAT is part of the Terriglobales bacterium genome and encodes:
- a CDS encoding sigma-54 dependent transcriptional regulator produces the protein MHAIAATTFRAPDPRRITIVSNDTKLQPEIQQYLEPYFEVRLLDCWSQLAVVQSETSLDAVLLDLDAQGMPAANALELLTRLRGMNRDLILIAFTRSQDQGLRLTAAKVPVDGFFAGPLDFREVQLVLDRALEKRAMEVENRRVTEQISGRFSFCELIGGSEPIRRVYDAILRVAQSDVTVVIRGESGTGKELVARSIVTLGPRGEKPFISLNCAALPEALIDSELFGHEKGAFTGAHASRPGQIELADGGTLFLDEIATLGMELQTKLLRVLESHTVQRLGGRTTKRVDFRLLTATNENLEEMVRNGRFREDLYYRIHVVPIFIPPLRERREDIPLLVDHFLRLYCATNRLPLKRIDPEVIEILEEYTWKGNVRELENLMQRLVLMVQGPAILPKDLPQQLLYHSTAKQESLLIPEGGIDFDEEIARIEVAYLQAALHLANGKKVGAAAMLHIDPQKMKYLCRKYNI
- a CDS encoding PilZ domain-containing protein, translating into MLQTRVERRNSHQLPVRVFGLDSAGKPVNRTAWTVDVSQHGVRLKGLPCWNGPGETIGLRLGTEKARFRVVWVGKQGTPQEGQVGLLCLEAGKFTWGSPAASRTFAAAAAAAPAVMQRPPIGIASVQGGGLNNRRQELRYMASGGAKIQEIGSHASHWTTLDDISLGGCYVETTSPLPPGSRVEVLVHLADYQIFARGEVTAVHRLIGMGVRFTEMTPSNRERLQTAIHLLIQTGAAHA
- a CDS encoding acyl-CoA dehydrogenase — encoded protein: MPELAAQRNETPAPLVALTEDEQLFRDNIRQFAEEKVSPLSREMDEKGVFEHSLIDQFFHLGLMGIEIPEQFGGGAGTFFEAILAVEELSRVDASAGVVVDVQNTLVNNALLRWGNEEQKRRYLPKMARETVGAYALSEAGSGSDAFALTTKAELKGGDYVLNGRKLWITNAKEAGLFVLFATVDASAGYKGITAFLVEKDFSGFTVGKKEDKLGIRASSTCELILEDCRVPKANVLGEAGKGYRIAIETLNEGRIGIGAQMMGVARGAWEHALKYAQERKQFGKAIAEFQGIQFQLAQMGTEIEAARLMVYNAARMKDAGMNFVKEAAMTKLFASQVAERVCSLAVEIYGGYGFTKDYPVEKYFRDCKIGKIYEGTSNMQLATIAKLVLGGK
- a CDS encoding DEAD/DEAH box helicase, whose product is MKFTYNQRMSFRGESALSWAHPVVRDWFLAKFGSPTEPQEQGWPHILARHATLIAAPTGSGKTLAAFLACIDRLVRQALAGDLQNRTEVLYVSPLKALGNDIQKNLEGPLGEILQLAAERGLLMPEIRTAVRTGDTLMHERRAMLQRPPHILVTTPESLYILLTAEKSRKILRDVDTVIVDEIHAVAGDKRGSHLALSLERLDALIESSGRPAPVRIGLSATQKPIEEIARFLTGESALGPAIVDVGHRRAMDLQIEVPGIALGPVASNEMWDEIYERIAELVRQHRSTLLFVNTRRMAERVSHHLAEKLGENAVAAHHGSLSRKLRLTAEHKLKNGELSVLVATASLQLGIDIGHVDLVIQIGSPRSIAVALQRVGRAGHWRGAIPKGRLFVTTRDELFECAALIRAIKHGELDRILVPEAPLDILAQQLVATCASSGNSVDGRRSTVGEKAAEGLWPAGDGDGESASWDEDELFVLMKRAYPYRNLTRADFDAIVDMLSEGISARRGRFGAFLHRDRVNGRVRARRGARLAAITSGGAIPENALFTVVASPEGTVVGTVDEDFAVESLAGDIILLGNTSWRIRRIESGSGRVLVEDAHGAPPGIPFWLGEAPARTAELSEHVAKLREELSTMLPKTSPLAFSPHSPEVAETMEWVKQECGLDDAGAEQAIQHLVAGRAVLGDVPTQQRIIAERFFDEGGGMQLVIHAPFGGRINKAWGLALRKRFCRSFNFELQAAATDDGLNIALAEQHSFPLADVFQFLQPETVQGVLEQAVLTGAPVFGTRFRWDATRALALLRFRGGKKIPPQVQRILSDDLLATVFPDVAACGENIEGDIQIPDHPLVKEVMKDVLHEAMDLDGLVRVLRGIEDGSIRCLAVDTPVPSQFSHEILNANPYAYLDDAPLEERRARAVQMRQMLPESVLQEVGRLDPAAIEQVQQEAWPDVRDADELHDALLTLVALPENQSRHPEHGGDSAAGIDWTSYLESLRTSHRAHVVQVSEPDTRIEGPRHTFWVAAERVPTFRAIYPDAQFESEPVALGGERAPTRSDALLQMLTGWMQHMGPTTATEMSRLLAVPENEVDQTLLRLESSGAILRGTFRVAQAASRVQPSILPTEWCDRRLLARIHRLTLGALRKEIEPVTEAQFMRWLLRWQHVAPGSQALGERGLLEVLQQLQGFEVPANAWERQVLSRRLADYDPKQLDQLCLTGAIGWGRLSPHPATLEDSRDGRRRVIPTSVAPITFFVRDNADWMAPRRPESIDEEARGLSPGGREVLNFLRQRGASFFADIVRGTGKLKSEVETALWELVAAGLVTADGFDNLRSLIDPRRRAGQGSGRAARPRHSAGRWSLLYPGEQAERNKLVEATCAMLLARYGVVFRELLAREAMLPKWRELVQAFRRMEARGDIRGGRFVSGFVGEQYALPIAVESLRALRKLPATGEVVTISAADPLNLVGIIVPGERVPAISGKTVSYRDGVAVAGEERMMAAELSTPIAAGGD